Genomic window (Primulina eburnea isolate SZY01 chromosome 8, ASM2296580v1, whole genome shotgun sequence):
CTGCAAACAAGAAagtaactcgtgaatgggcgttgGAGGGATGTCCGGCGTAgtcactccgatgcttaagtcaggaGGTTGAAGATGAACACAAGCGAATATATGAGAGAATTTATGTAAATGTTTTAGAGTTCAAAGATTTCAGAATCTGTAAATGAcattaatacctgctatttatagtagaAAAATGGGGTAGGTACCTCGTTTTCAGTGTCAGCTACTAAGTATGACAAGTCGGCTGCCCATACTATAAATTCTGATGACTTTCAGAACACTCCAAACTCATGTTGCTCTGACAGATTAGACAGCTTGTATCAATCATACTCGAGTGTGGCACAATTCTCGAGGTGGCACGGGTGGTAAGGTACCTGAGTGCTTGTATGAGGGCCCGGACTATTGATTACCTGGGAAGAGGAGAAATGTCCGACTAGTGAGGAAAGTACCCGACACATTGTCTCTGATCTGGGCTATCTAATTAATAACCCGAGTTAATGATGACTCGGATCCTTATGAAAGTATAAgataatatatcaaaattatatatatgcataGATGCACACATCTGTGTGTTATCCAAGAGCAATTTATGGTGTATCGAGAAACATGAAACGTCGTGGAAGCCATCATGTAAAGTGATGGCAGCATGTTTTAAATGATGGGAGCATGTTTGACGTGGACACAGATGACAAAAATTAGTTCAATTCTTATCCTTAGGCATGGAATCCAAGTCCCACGTAAAATCCAAAAACCTCGCAACAAATCACTTTAAATTTCTACCTAAAATTAAAAATCAACTAGACTACGTATTTCTATAATTTTCATTTCTCTTGGTTTTTTTTCCAACTTCAAATCTACAAAAAAACAGatggattagcgacggttttaatcaaTCCGTCGCTATAATGGCGACAGTTTTACTGTAACCGTCGctacatagcgacggtttaataaaaccCGTCGCTTTTTTAGCCACGATTTATCTTTAACCGTCGCTACTGTGGCGACAGTTTTtaataaactgtcgctaatattgcGACGATATAATTAAACCGTCGCACTTTATTGTGACGGTTTGTAAAAGAGTCGCTTCCAAaataagcgacggtttaatgTATACCGTCGCATTTTTAGCCACAGTTTATATCCAATCGTCGCTATTGTAGCGACAATTTATTAATATTGCGACCGTATGACTAAACCGTCCCTTTGTTCGATATAATATTATTCAAATTCATGGCTTCAAATCCATCGATACAAGTTCACCGTTAACTGATTTATTATTTGATAGACAATTTTAAATATGATATGCATATTTTCGCaaatttttgatatattgacttaatgatattgatttgtttttgaatATATGTTGATATTTATTTTCAATGTCGTGTACATATATAATACCTATAATTTAGGATCGATGTGTGGTATCAAGAATCGTGTCGTATGAGTCATATCCGTGTCACGACGTCAGTATCATTGATGTCTCTACATGGAATAACAATTAACAAAatcttaataataataataataatagtcaacaatttattatttgttggacGACTAGTTCTAGCCTCAATTTATTGATTTGTGCTTCGCACTCGATATAAATAGCACTACTTAAATACAAgttcaattttctttggagaCCAAGACATGAAATGTATTTAGTGgagtatttttattttagatgtaattaaataaatctaTAATATTGTCTTTAATTCGAGATAAAatcaagaaattaaataaaatgatgCCATtgcaatatatatgtataagcCATTACATAAATGGAGTGGCGTCAACATGTCGAAACAAGTCCGCAGCAACATGtgaaatccaatctactgttgTACCAAAAAAGAGTTCCCAGAACCAGAGATCCAATGCAAGGACTGAAGAAAAGATGAGCAATGCAAGAGTCTGGTATCGGTTTAAAGGCCAACCAGAGATTTCAGCTAATGTTCTCAAGAAAGGAAATGAATCACTGgtgatatttttatttctaaTCGACCACGCTGTTACCCAATGCACCTGGGAAGGAACAAGGTCAAATTCTTCTCGGAGGCGTCGTCCCAAATCTGGCATGTGTCCACCCCCGTATAGTATTGCAATCTTTTTATGTCCGACATTAATTGCTCTATCAAGTGCTTCTGTAGCGGCTCTGTTTCTCTCGCCAATAATAACAGATCTCTCTTCCACATCAGCTGTAACCTGTGAGAACCTACAGAGAGTAGTGGTATAAAGTTATCTATCTACCGTCACAAAAGAGTTGAATGAATAGATACGTCGATATAAAATTTCACCATTCATCCACACTGTCAATCTGTCATCTATGTTATGATGGTAAAATACACATTGCACAAGTTTTGTGAAGCTACAGCATGTCAACAGCTTGTGCTGCAGACTTGTAAAGACCGTGATTCACTTAACAGTCCGGCCTTCCCGTCTCATTTTTACACGCAAAATGCATAAATACTTCATTTTAACTCCTTGACTGGCTCATGTGTAATGGCTTCTGCAATTATGGCCTTTGGACACAACAATAGCAGGTTAATAAGAAGTTGAACAATCTTTAAGGACCAAAATGAATAGAAACAAAATTATCTGCAAAAGAGCTTCTGCTTGTTAATCTCTAAAATTAAGTATTCAAAGCTGAAAACTGAAGGCAAAGCAACAGGTGCCACTTTTGGGTGCTTTTTTTACCAATAATGGAACTACAGAAAATATAAATATGTAACACTCAATACATGTATTCATAGTTACGTGCACATTAATAAATATggatacacatatatatgcatacAGCCACTTACACACACATAAAAACACACGTACATGTATATACTAGCTACATAGTATATACATTGGGTGTGTGGCTTGTATGCCCTACAAATTGTCTGGTCTAAATCATTTTTGTCTACAATCATAACATAAAGATCAAAACTAGGAATAGTTTTTATTAAGAAtcttttattgaatttgaataacaatatataaaaattagatCTAAACTAAAACTCCGTCTAGATAATTCGAATAAAGGTAATTTTGGTAGATTTAATTGGTGACAGACAAAATAGACCAAAAAACAAATGATACGTTCATTAAACATGTGGTATAGCATAGATACACCACACACaaagatatatatacatacatatgtaCATGAAGCTTTCATTACTTTCATAACTAagtgaacaaaataattttcaaaacaATAAAGAACATGCTAGAAGTTCAACAGATAAAATAGAAAAGCGTATATTTCAAAAGTAAAAATACTCACTCAGATGTAAGCCTCTTTGCAAGGAAAACTTTCATTGCTGCACTGAAGTCAAGCCTGGACAGGGCTTTAAATTCAAGATTTTCTTCTGCTTCATTTCCCATATCTGTGCACACGCTTCCAATTATGAGAAGACCAACAAGAGGCATCGGTATCACTCTGGAAGCCCATAAAAGTTTAGATCTCCAAGGACCAAGATCTTCTCGGAGGGGAGCAGGCATCACTATAGCTTTCGTGGATCTAAGTGTCATATCCCTGGCAAATGTGATGAAGCTCTCGCCTTTTTCAAGCTGAAATGGATTGGTAACAACAGTAAGGCTTCAAACTTTTAAATGATATCACAGGCATCGGAATGAGGAATGATGAACGTAAACAACAATTTCATGTCAGTAGAAATAAATTGACCCAAAATCTTACACTCGCCTAATTTTCTCAAATGTGATTCAAGAGTTTCGACAGGAAACTTATTTGTTGAGGCGTAGAAAAAGAATGTACA
Coding sequences:
- the LOC140839621 gene encoding uncharacterized protein isoform X1, with the translated sequence MVHNSLAITYQKPAFSFPSTSAYDSHRSLLCSTTRSLGFSKFKIFSKKDDGGDNGSAEQFLQNNSIADFMRFKRDGHSQLQTAVVSYRKKFPWSLLQPFLQVDLVSTIHIADKEYFATLQNVLESYDCILYEMVASRESLESRRKPDSKKKLRGSSFRGFNILGCIQRQMSKLLMLDFQLDCLDYQLENWYHADLDFETFKSLQLEKGESFITFARDMTLRSTKAIVMPAPLREDLGPWRSKLLWASRVIPMPLVGLLIIGSVCTDMGNEAEENLEFKALSRLDFSAAMKVFLAKRLTSEFSQVTADVEERSVIIGERNRAATEALDRAINVGHKKIAILYGGGHMPDLGRRLREEFDLVPSQVHWVTAWSIRNKNITSDSFPFLRTLAEISGWPLNRYQTLALLIFSSVLALDLWFWELFFGTTVDWISHVAADLFRHVDATPFM